The Aspergillus nidulans FGSC A4 chromosome VIII genome contains the following window.
CGCTGCTTTGGCAGCTCTACTTCGCCGTGCCCATACCTCGGTGAAAGTCCCTCCGACCGGGCGGAAAAGCCGCCGTTTTGGGCCGGGGAAAGCGGGGGCAGCTGCTGGTAGCGCGTCTTGCCTGACGCTGGAGATGCGAAATCGTACCCTTGGTTCATTTCCATCGGCTGCCACGGCGGGACATCGAAGCTGCCCACACCGAATTGGTTTCGATACCACAACTCCTCGTCACCAGCAACACCAGGCTCGTAATTGAAAGTCGACCCTGAATTCGAATTCGCGAGGTCGAAACCCCAGTTTGGGACATCGCATGGCATGCTGGCCTCTGTCATTGTAATTTCGAGAAAACTGTTCTGCCTGGGGCGATGCAGGTAGCCTCTCAAGCAATCTCAGGAAATGCGCATAGCAAGTCAGGAAGGAAATGATAGCTTCAGGCTGCAAACTCAGACACgggaagctgccaaaggGGCAGGCGAGACTGGGCCAGAGCTGGGATTTAAAGCCGCCGTTCAAACTTTTTTTAGCTATCATGCCAGGTCATGGAGTGGACAGGCCGAGAACGGACGGCCAAAAGGAGGAACCTCTCTTCATGATAATAATATAGTCGAGCTAGTCCCCAGACTACAAACGTTATATTGTGTAGGTTAGAAGCCGGGGGTAGCTTCGGTAAATTGGGAGCTGGCGGTGATTCGATGCCCGTAATGTTCTCCCCCACACAAGTTCCGTCCACCCCATGTTAATGAAGGAGACCTGCAGAAGCGTGGCGACTGGAGACTCGACCGGAGAATCGACCGTATGATAATGCAGTGCCTATGGGTTGAGTGTGGCAGATGGCCAGAATCGGTTCCTGCAGAATATTAACCGAGATTTCCCCGGATTCTGGAGATTCTTGTGCGGAGGTTGGTTGAGTGTGGTGGCAGGATGCAGGTGCAGGCTAAATTTCGGCTGATACTGACGCTTCGGTAAAAGACGAATTAGCCGACTCGCTGAGCTGAATCTCGTCTTGGGAAGGATTCAAGATGCCTTGCCGGCTAGGGGAAATCCTCCGGTCGGGATGTCCACGGTTCCCCTTTTGAACGGTTTGACCTTGGGCAACTGGAGATTGTGGGACAAATCATGAGCGGTGGGAGAGCATCACGTGCAAGGTTCTCGCTTCTAGAACAATCGACAGGTACATGGTACAGGAGTAGATCTATCATCACACATCGTAGCAAAACCATTATTGTGCCAAAGTATGTATGTACAGAACTATGAGGACCGTCAACGGTCGGACATATAATCAAGGCCCAAACAATTAAGCATTCAACGGATCCTGCCCGTTTCAAGTTCGGGCAGGATCGACTATAAGGGCCGCTGGGCCAGCCATCCAGAGAGTCGGTGGCCATCGAGCGCTGGGGAGCGCTTGGCAGACGGATCGAATTAAGATTAGTCGCACCCCGCAAATCGAAGCGCAGACGCAAATTAGAAGAGCTGGGCCTGGAGAGCGGGGCCTAGAGAGCCAACCCGGTTCCCTTCCTTGTCCACCGGTACAGCGCTAGCACAGCCTTGCGCCGGTGGCGAATCTCGCTGTGATTGACTGGCCTCCCTCGTGCTTGGGCAACGGCACTGCGCATGACCTGCCGGAAATTTCGCTGGTATTCGGTGTTCAGAGTCACCACACAAGATTCCGTAGCTCGGATCATCACCTCGCATGCATTAAGGATTCCTTCGCCCGCTTCCTTCTGCAGCCTCTCAACGatcagcaggagaagaaaactgCCTTGCAGCAACTGAATGCCAAAGAAATAGGGCATGAAACTAATGTCTGGGTCGTATCGGAGAATCTGATCGACCGAGTCGGCTGCGTCCAGCGCATGCGAGATGGTCGATGCGAATGCGGGGGAGGAGGTCCAGAAATCTTTGTCCTCGATCAGGGATACGGGATCCCATTTGCCCACCAACAGGATGTGGAGCACGTGGACCAGGTATGATGCATACGATATGACAGTTTGCGTGTGCCATGCGTATGCTTGCGAGAGGGATGGCTCGGCTGGTAGATGTTCGGATTGGGCGTGCGCATAAGCGGACAGCGGCGCTTCCGGATCGGATGTAGTAGCGGCGAACGTGGTTAAGCTAGCCTTGTAGATCTCGAGCTGGCGTAGAACTTCGCTTACATGGACATTCCACGCGTCCTTGCCGTTTAGTCGCATGCCAAGCATCGGATGGTTCCTCGCTTGGTTCAGGTCAATGAGTTCGCCGGTGATCGTcatgaggggaaggaaaaaGCCAAACACAGAATGATCATGGCAGATGAAGTTCGGAAACAGGCGACGCTTGTTCTTGTCGGCAGAGAGTAGGCATTGCGGCCCATCCGACTTCGGGCTGTTACTGTGTATGATCCCTGACTGCCAGGATGCCTCGTCCAGCGGTAGTAGTAAGTCTTCGCTTTCGGCATCCAGCAAGGCCAACGGCCGGTTGTAGCACAGTGCGAGATGGCGGTCCATGATGTACAGAAGCCACCATGTCCGCCGCCGTTCTTCGCGGTGCTCTTCGGTGATGGTGTTCTGGTCCTGGCGATCACAGACGCAATTGAGACTGGACCGAGTTGGGTTTGAGTAATTAAAGACGGGGCCCGGGTCAGCCCCATCCCAGCCGGGTAGAGAGTATCCGAACGGCGGACTTGACCCTTCCACTTGGGAGTCGCCATTCGGCATCACCTCGATCTCTTGATTTAGCTTGAGCTCTCGCGCTAGGGTGAAGGCCGCATGCCACCATCGCATACTGGCTGCCTTCTGCTCACTGGACGAGATGATAGAAGCTACATGGATGTAGGTAATCACATCGTCAAGCGAGCCTGCCGGCCCTACCAGGCCTCTAtcgtctcctcctccttcaaacgGATGGTGCACAGTAGTGGGCGGTAGATCCTGGCCGACGCCGGCGAACGCTGGGTTATTGgtggccgccgcggccgctgctgcaaccgCTGCTGCGGCGCCGCCCTGATCTTTGAAGGAAACATGAATCAACGGTCGCAACAAGCGGATAGTGAGAGCGCAGAGAAATTGGCAGATCCTTTTCCGCTGCGGAGGCGAAATCGGCAACGAAAACGCCCTATCATCCAGAGCAGCTACCCAGAGCATACTCGAAAGCAGTGCCGGACTGCTGGGTCGTGGCGCATCTttgctgaggaaggaaaccTTCCGCAGCACTTAGCAATGAATATGATGGCATACGGGGTGCATGTGAGTTGAAAACGCGCTGGTGAAATATAGATCAAGCAGGTCAAAGACCAGTTTTCGAGGCAGAGTCGCCTCCACGAACGGCATCAAGGGCTGTAGAACCGGGTACTTCAACGGTGCTGTAGAGGTTGACGGCGCGTTGGTCGCTTTCGACCCTTGCGAAGTCCCAGCGCTGTAGGCGGCCAGGTCGACACCGTTCCATACATCGAACATGTGAGGAAACGGTCCTAGTCCTTCTCCAAAAGCTGGTCCATTCAAGAACTCGTATGATCCTGGTGATACATGCGTCCCGGCGAGCCATTCCTCAGTAACATTCCCGCCGATTTCTGGTCTCCGGACGGGAAGTTGTGGGTCAGTCTGAGACCGTCGGCCATCAACACTTGGAGCAGAAACAGTAGGAGCATTTGCCGGCGGCGATCGATGGTGGAAAGTCGATGCGGGGGAGACATGCCCTGGGATCTCTGTACCAGCGGGCGCCGGTATACCATTCATGGTCTTAGCCGGAGCCGGCGTCTCACTGGTCTCCATTTTGTTCTTTGCCATTTCGGCCAGCTTGGATCGTGCGATACGGCCTCGCTTACGACGCTCGCGCGTGAATTCGCAGGTGATCTCGCTACGGAGGCAGCGCGAGCACGGAAACTGGCGGTCGCATCGAACGCGGCGAGCATGACAAGAGTCACAAGCTATACGGTTGCGCCTCCATCGGCGCTTTGTGGAGGAATCCGGGGGTGCGTCGGTCTGAGAGTTGGGGACTGTCCCGTTCCCCTGGTGGGAGGATGCCATTTCAGGACGGCATTGGCAAGTAAACGGACGAGATTTTCGACGTGAAGCGTATAAGAACAGGCTGAGTTGGATGGAAAAGTCTGGAAGGAATCAGGGAAAAGCAAGGGTGTTCCTTCGGCGGGGTGTCGGGGTCTCCGCATGACAGTTGGCTAACCTCTTTAAGCCAAGTACCCCGTACGACGAAGCATTTTCAGGTACTCGGTAATCGGTACCATATGTAGGCACCCTGCCTAGTATCGAACTGGGATGCCGACCTCAGACTTACTAATTTAGCACATGATCAACCGGGGCATCGTATTATACGAGTTAGACTACACGATACGGTCTTTCCTTGTTTGGAATCTCAACATCCCTAGCCCTAATATCTCTTGTTTATGACTGTATTTGCACCGCGACTCACAATCGAGAATCTCTGAACTTAATAGCAGCAGCTTGATTTCCTTTATTACATTGCGTGCCTCTCGACTCTTGCCATAACCGCAGGTGAAATGTATGCTCCTGCACTATTTCACCCATAGCGACTGTAAACGTGGGCGATAACCAGGCATCCTTCTGTTACACCGGCCATAGATTCTGACTAGCAGGAACTGATTACCGCGGTACGATTTCATTGGTTAGAAAGGTCTAGCCACGTGAACCGCGTAGCGTTCGTCGACTTCCTGTAATGGGCCCAGTGTCAACGGCAATACAGCGTTCGTATGCGTCCGTTATATGAACTGGACCTGTATATATTATGCTCCCCGCGCAGCATCCTTATACTTCCTTAATGCAACACCGCGCTGCCTCGCATGATCAACGATCGGCTCTGGATACCCATTCGCCCTCGCGATGTCTCCCGCGCCCCTCTCATACGGCGCATGTATAGCGTTCCCCTCCACGCCGCGTAGCTCGGGCACCCAACGTCTGATAAACTCGCCGTCAGGGTCGAATCGCTCGCTTTGGCGGATGGGGTTGAAAATTCTGAAATAGGGCTGCGGGTCTACACCCGTGCTTGAGCCAAACCCCCACCCACCGTGGTTGGACGCGAAGTCGCCGTCGATGAGGTGCTCCATGAAGTAGCGCTCGCCGCGGCGCCAGTCGATCAACAGATCCTTgcagaggaaggaagaaacAACCATGCGGCAGCGGTTGTGCATCCAGGCGGTTGCGTGTAGTTGGCGCATTGCGGCGTCTACCAGAGGGTACCCTGTCTTGCCGGCCGCCCAAGCTTCGAAGTGGGTGTTGTTATATGACCAGTCGATGTTCGTGAATTCAAACTTGAAGCATTTGTTCATGCTGACAGCATCAGCTTTCTGTGCTAAATGGTGGAGGTGGGCCTTACCAAATGAACGGCCAGTGAACCAGAACGTGCTTGTAAAAGTCTCTCCAAGCGACTTCGCTGATCCAAGATATATACCCGGCCTCGCCGCGAGATATTTTACCGGCATTTGCTTCGCGTGCCTTCGCAACGGCCGTCCGCGCGCTCAATGACCCGCTTGCAAAGTACGGACTTAGTTTCGACGTTGTCTCGCCCGATAAAAAGTTCCTTTCATCATCATAAGCTGTCGCTTTCTCtaagaactcttcaagccGCCGCAACCCTTCATGCTCACCAGCGGGAAATGCGCGGCGGACACGGTCCGCCTTCTCCACATCGTCGAATCTCTTATTTTCCGGCGTCGCCGGCACGGGACATTCAAATAGTTCTTTGAAATAGCGCCTCGCATCGCCGGGATTCGAAGTCGGGTCCTCAGAGACCTCCAGATACTCCGGGTTCTCATTCAGAAAGGCGAGCCATGACCTGAACCATGGACTGTAGACTGCGTACTGCCTTCCTTGCTGCGACGAAAGGACTCCCGGTGGCACAACGCACATATCGTGCGCAGTCTCGAATCGGATCCCGTTCTCCGCGCAGAGTCGAATAAGCTTTGCCTCGCGCCGGAGCTCATCAACTTCGTATTCGAGATTGGCGAAGAGGTGGTTCGCGCCCCATTCTTGACAGAGATTGATGATGCGGCGCGGAATGTCCTTTCGACATGCCTGTGTCTCCATATATAAAGGGACATCGAGTTCCCCCAAATCGCGTTTGAGCTGCTCCAAAGTGCGCAGTGTTAAATCCACGCGCGCCGGACTTGACAGGTGAGCAGTCAAGTCCTCTGGGGAGAGAATATAAAGCCCAATGAGGGGGATCTTGTGCTCCCGCGCAACCCTATACGCCATCTGCAGAGCGCGATTGTCGTGTAGACGTAGATCGGATTTGAACCAATGCACCACTGCCGCGTTCGCGGTCATCGCATTCTGCTGAGCGCTCGTCTCTGTGTATGCTTTTTGCCATGATTCAATCGGCCGCTCCAGGATTCCGCTGTTGTAAGCTTCGCACCGCGCGTTGCTCATTTCTGGCGGATAAAAGTCGCGCAGCACGATGCCGAAATCTGCCGTTTGTTGGGCATTGGGGTGGTATCGCTCATCAGCGCCATTGGAGAGTTTGCGCTTCTGCCGCATGTTCCAAGCTTGCGAAGTTTATTTGTTCCTTGGCTGTGCTAGCTGGCAGAAATTGGGCGCGGAAATTGATTATGTACCTATTCTGCAATCGATCGATCGGGACCGTGTGGCTCTGACGTCAGGACTTGTAAATAATGATTTTCTCTTGTACATATCTTCGAAGTTCCTCCATTGTTCACAATTACCTAGACGAAGGTATTGTTTCATTGCAATCGAGTAATTAGTGTTGTTCAACAACGTGCGTACTGAGTATGTAGATCCACAGATCACAGACCCCTGGAGTCA
Protein-coding sequences here:
- a CDS encoding uncharacterized protein (transcript_id=CADANIAT00002311), giving the protein MASSHQGNGTVPNSQTDAPPDSSTKRRWRRNRIACDSCHARRVRCDRQFPCSRCLRSEITCEFTRERRKRGRIARSKLAEMAKNKMETSETPAPAKTMNGIPAPAGTEIPGHVSPASTFHHRSPPANAPTVSAPSVDGRRSQTDPQLPVRRPEIGGNVTEEWLAGTHVSPGSYEFLNGPAFGEGLGPFPHMFDVWNGVDLAAYSAGTSQGSKATNAPSTSTAPLKYPVLQPLMPFVEATLPRKLVFDLLDLYFTSAFSTHMHPVSFLSKDAPRPSSPALLSSMLWVAALDDRAFSLPISPPQRKRICQFLCALTIRLLRPLIHVSFKDQGGAAAAVAAAAAAATNNPAFAGVGQDLPPTTVHHPFEGGGDDRGLVGPAGSLDDVITYIHVASIISSSEQKAASMRWWHAAFTLARELKLNQEIEVMPNGDSQVEGSSPPFGYSLPGWDGADPGPVFNYSNPTRSSLNCVCDRQDQNTITEEHREERRRTWWLLYIMDRHLALCYNRPLALLDAESEDLLLPLDEASWQSGIIHSNSPKSDGPQCLLSADKNKRRLFPNFICHDHSVFGFFLPLMTITGELIDLNQARNHPMLGMRLNGKDAWNVHVSEVLRQLEIYKASLTTFAATTSDPEAPLSAYAHAQSEHLPAEPSLSQAYAWHTQTVISYASYLVHVLHILLVGKWDPVSLIEDKDFWTSSPAFASTISHALDAADSVDQILRYDPDISFMPYFFGIQLLQGSFLLLLIVERLQKEAGEGILNACEVMIRATESCVVTLNTEYQRNFRQVMRSAVAQARGRPVNHSEIRHRRKAVLALYRWTRKGTGLAL
- a CDS encoding deoxyribodipyrimidine photo-lyase PHR1 (transcript_id=CADANIAT00002312); amino-acid sequence: MRQKRKLSNGADERYHPNAQQTADFGIVLRDFYPPEMSNARCEAYNSGILERPIESWQKAYTETSAQQNAMTANAAVVHWFKSDLRLHDNRALQMAYRVAREHKIPLIGLYILSPEDLTAHLSSPARVDLTLRTLEQLKRDLGELDVPLYMETQACRKDIPRRIINLCQEWGANHLFANLEYEVDELRREAKLIRLCAENGIRFETAHDMCVVPPGVLSSQQGRQYAVYSPWFRSWLAFLNENPEYLEVSEDPTSNPGDARRYFKELFECPVPATPENKRFDDVEKADRVRRAFPAGEHEGLRRLEEFLEKATAYDDERNFLSGETTSKLSPYFASGSLSARTAVAKAREANAGKISRGEAGYISWISEVAWRDFYKHVLVHWPFICMNKCFKFEFTNIDWSYNNTHFEAWAAGKTGYPLVDAAMRQLHATAWMHNRCRMVVSSFLCKDLLIDWRRGERYFMEHLIDGDFASNHGGWGFGSSTGVDPQPYFRIFNPIRQSERFDPDGEFIRRWVPELRGVEGNAIHAPYERGAGDIARANGYPEPIVDHARQRGVALRKYKDAARGA